A single window of Nicotiana sylvestris chromosome 5, ASM39365v2, whole genome shotgun sequence DNA harbors:
- the LOC104245197 gene encoding probable UDP-N-acetylglucosamine--peptide N-acetylglucosaminyltransferase SEC produces MMLSLQSDPRQQYQQQLLISRVSHDGVTVGDPRTDSSFPFYTESALSSVNIKSELSREVDEDTLLTLAHQNYKGGNYKQALEHSKAVYERNPQRTDNLLLLGAIYYQLHDFDTCIAKNEEALRVNPHFAECYGNMANAWKEKDNIDVAIRYYLIAIELRPNFADAWSNLAGAYMRKGRLSEAAQCCRQALTLNPRLVDAHSNLGNLMKAQGLVQEAYNCYVEALRIQPTFAVAWSNLASLFMDAGDLNRALQYYKEAVKLKPNFSDAYLNMGNVYKALGMPQEAIMCYQRALLVRPDYAMAFGNLATVYYEQGNLEMAMLNYRRAITCDAGFLEAYNNLGNALKDAGRVEEAIHCYRQCLSLQPNHPQALTNLGNIYMEWNMSSAAAQCYKATLAVTTGLSAPFNNLAIIYKQQGNYAEAISCYNEVLRIDPMAADGLVNRGNTYKEIGRVNEAIQDYMRAITIRPNMAEAHANLASSYKDSGNVEAAIKSYTQALMLRPDFPEATCNLLHTLQCVCDWDDREKMFIEVEGILRKQIKMSVIPSVQPFHAIAYPLDPVLALEISCKYAQHCSVIAARFSLPPFSHPPPLPIKGGGRSGRLRVGYVSSDFGNHPLSHLMGSVFGMHDRENVEVFCYALSPNDGTEWRLRIQSEAEHFIDVSSLTSDVIARMINEDQIQILINLNGYTKGARNEIFAMQPAPIQVSYMGFPGTTGANYIHYLVTDEFVSPTRYSHIYSEKLVHLPHCYFVNDYKQKNLDVLDPSCQPRRSDYGLPEDKFIFACFNQLYKMDPEIFKTWCNILKRVPNSALWLLRFPAAGEMRVRAHAAAQGVQPDQIIFTDVAMKQEHIRRSSLADLCLDTPLCNAHTTGTDVLWAGLPMITLPLEKMATRVAGSLCLATGVGEEMVVSSMKEYEEKAVSLALNRPKLQDLTNRLKAVRLSCPLFDTGRWVRNLERSYFKMWNLYCSGQHPQPFKVTENNMEFPYDR; encoded by the exons ATGATGTTGTCGCTGCAAAGCGATCCACGgcagcagtatcagcagcagttGCTGATCTCTAGGGTTTCACACGATGGAGTCACCGTCGGCGATCCGAGGACAGATTCGTCTTTTCCGTTTTACACTGAGTCGGCTTTGTCCTCCGTCAATATCAAGTCCGAGTTGTCTCGAGAAG TTGATGAGGACACACTTTTAACTCTTGCTCATCAGAACTACAAAGGTGGAAACTATAAACAGGCTCTAGAGCATAGCAAGGCAGTGTATGAGAGAAATCCTCAGCGCACTGATAATCTTCTTCTTTTGGGGGCCATATATTATCAG TTGCATGACTTTGATACGTGCATTGCAAAAAATGAAGAAGCCCTCCGTGTTAACCCACACTTTGCTGAGTGCTATGGAAATATGGCAAATGCTTGGAAG GAAAAAGACAATATCGATGTTGCAATACGCTATTATTTGATTGCAATAGAG CTGCGTCCCAATTTTGCTGACGCTTGGTCAAATCTAGCTGGTGCATATATGAGGAAAGGAAGGCTGAGTGAGGCAGCCCAATGTTGCCGTCAGGCGCTAACTTTAAATCCACGTCTG GTTGATGCGCATAGCAATCTTGGGAATCTGATGAAAGCACAAGGGTTAGTGCAAGAG GCATACAATTGTTATGTGGAGGCACTACGTATACAACCTACATTTGCCGTTGCATGGTCCAATCTTGCTAGCCTCTTCATGGATGCAGGTGATCTTAACAGGGCATTGCAGTACTACAAG GAAGCCGTCAAGCTAAAACCAAATTTCTCAGATGCATATTTGAACATGGGAAACGTGTATAAG GCTCTGGGAATGCCGCAGGAGGCTATTATGTGTTACCAGCGGGCTCTCCTTGTGCGACCAGACTATGCAATGGCTTTTG GCAACTTAGCTACTGTGTACTATGAACAAGGTAACCTGGAAATGGCCATGCTTAATTATAGGAGAGCTATTACCTGTGATGCTGGATTCTTGGAGGCATATAACAATCTG GGTAATGCTTTGAAAGACGCTGGTAGGGTTGAGGAAGCAATTCATTGCTATCGT CAATGCCTCTCACTTCAACCTAACCATCCTCAAGCACTGACTAATCTTGGAAACATTTATATGGAGTG GAACATGTCAAGTGCAGCTGCACAGTGTTACAAGGCAACTTTAGCTGTGACAACTGGGCTTTCAGCCCCTTTTAACAATTTAGCCATAATATACAAGCAGCAG GGTAATTATGCAGAAGCCATATCTTGCTACAATGAGGTACTCAGGATCGATCCCATGGCAGCTGATGGACTAGTCAATAGAGGTAACACATACAAGGAGATTGGTAGAGTTAATGAAGCTATTCAGGACTATATGCGAGCCATTACTATTAGACCAAATATGGCGGAGGCTCATGCAAATTTGGCCTCATCTTACAAGGACAG TGGAAATGTGGAAGCAGCTATAAAAAGCTATACACAAGCTCTGATGCTACGTCCTGACTTCCCAGAAGCAACTTGTAATCTTCTTCACACTTTACAG TGTGTCTGTGATTGGGATGATCGAGAGAAAATGTTTATTGAAGTTGAGGGGATCCTGAGAAAACAGATTAAG ATGTCAGTTATCCCAAGTGTACAGCCTTTCCATGCAATTGCTTACCCTCTCGATCCAGTGCTAGCTCTAGAGATCAG TTGCAAGTATGCCCAGCACTGCTCTGTAATTGCAGCTCGCTTCTCACTTCCTCCTTTCAGTCATCCTCCTCCATTGCCAATAAAAGGTGGCGGCAGGAGTGGTCGGCTTAGGGTTGG ATACGTGAGTAGTGATTTTGGCAACCACCCATTATCGCATCTGATGGGTTCAGTGTTCGGCATGCACGATAGAGAAAATGTTGAG GTGTTCTGCTATGCTTTGAGTCCAAATGATGGCACTGAGTGGAGGCTCCGCATCCAGTCAGAAGCAGAGCATTTTATTGACGTATCGTCCTTGACATCCGATGTGATAGCTAGGATGATTAATGAGGATCAAATACAGATCTTAATCAATCTCAACGGTTATACTAAG GGAGCCCGAAATGAGATCTTCGCAATGCAGCCTGCTCCCATCCAAGTTTCATATATGGGGTTCCCTGGAACTACTGGAGCTAACTATATACATTATTTGGTTACTGATGAG TTTGTATCACCTACGCGGTACTCACATATTTACTCAGAGAAGCTTGTCCATCTCCCTCATTGTTATTTTGTCAATGATTATAAGCAA AAAAACCTTGACGTGCTAGATCCAAGCTGCCAACCCAGACGCTCGGATTATGGGCTGCCAGAGGACAAATTCATTTTTGCTTGTTTTAATCAGCTCTACAAGATGGATCCTGAGATTTTTAAGACATg GTGCAATATTCTTAAGCGTGTACCAAACAGTGCTCTTTGGCTCCTCAGATTTCCAGCTGCAGGAGAGATGAGGGTTCGTGCAC aTGCTGCTGCACAAGGTGTGCAGCCAGACCAAATTATTTTTACAGATGTTGCAATGAAACAAGAGCACATCAGACGCAGCTCCTTGGCGGATCTTTGCCTCGACAC gCCACTCTGTAATGCACATACCACTGGAACAGATGTACTCTGGGCTGGTCTACCGATGATCACCCTTCCCCTTGAGAAAATGGCAACTAGAGTTGCTGGTTCGTTGTGTTTGGCCACAGGGGTCGGTGAGGAGATGGTTGTTAGCAG TATGAAGGAGTATGAAGAGAAGGCAGTATCACTGGCACTGAATCGCCCCAAGCTCCAAGATCTCACCAATAGACTCAAAGCTGTTCGTCTGAGTTGCCCTCTGTTTGATACAGGACGCTGG GTACGGAATCTGGAGCGATCTTATTTTAAGATGTGGAATCTCTATTGCTCTGGCCAACATCCTCAGCCGTTCAAAGTGACAGAGAACAACATGGAATTTCCTTATGACCGCTAG